In Papaver somniferum cultivar HN1 chromosome 1, ASM357369v1, whole genome shotgun sequence, a genomic segment contains:
- the LOC113355670 gene encoding uncharacterized protein LOC113355670: MSTLSFPAAFPAPTNVLPFQLLEINLISAQDLARIGRGMRTYAVAWVHPERKLSTRLDADGHTDPTWNDKFVFRVDESFLQSDTSAVMIEIYAVRCFRDVCVGIVRVLVGNLIPLSSRNQRNSGMRFIALQVRRPSGRPQGILNIGVALLDGSMRSMPLYTQLSTSAVGYRDLMGEESHSPNHHHKEQKKGIYMRRSVSERKSDATFNDFPLKPGSTALSEVGEPPFATVTTTGSVWSLSDIGPAPSVLAATMAEDHLYPVAEGGSNSNHNNVLEEWEAEASVEGLRSKLERWRTELPPIYDRTKAPYNRNTEHRRRHTDGGSGSMLSCIMYGFECSISCGVKPRGKVKGKRGALENFDDDATQSYMP; this comes from the coding sequence aTGTCGACTTTATCTTTTCCTGCAGCATTTCCTGCTCCTACTAATGTTTTGCCTTTCCAACTCCTAGAGATCAATTTGATTTCTGCGCAAGATCTTGCTCGTATTGGTCGAGGAATGCGTACGTATGCTGTAGCTTGGGTCCACCCTGAACGCAAATTATCGACGCGTCTTGATGCTGATGGCCATACTGACCCAACATGGAATGATAAATTCGTCTTTCGTGTAGATGAGTCTTTCCTTCAATCTGATACATCAGCTGTAATGATTGAGATATACGCTGTTCGTTGCTTTCGTGATGTCTGCGTTGGTATTGTACGAGTTCTTGTGGGGAATCTTATCCCTCTATCTTCACGTAACCAACGAAACTCTGGAATGCGTTTCATTGCATTGCAAGTGCGTCGCCCATCAGGACGCCCTCAAGGTATTCTTAATATAGGAGTTGCTCTCTTAGATGGTTCAATGAGAAGTATGCCTCTGTATACCCAATTAAGCACTTCAGCTGTTGGATATCGAGATTTGATGGGCGAAGAATCTCACAGTCCAAACCATCATCATAAAGAACAGAAAAAAGGCATCTATATGCGTCGTAGCGTAAGTGAGCGAAAATCAGACGCAACTTTTAACGATTTTCCTCTAAAACCTGGATCCACCGCGCTTTCAGAAGTAGGAGAACCACCATTTGCCACAGTAACGACCACCGGTTCAGTTTGGTCATTATCGGATATAGGACCTGCACCTTCAGTGCTTGCTGCAACGATGGCCGAAGATCATTTATACCCGGTGGCTGAGGGGGGAAGTAACAGTAATCATAATAATGTTCTAGAAGAATGGGAAGCCGAAGCTAGCGTTGAAGGTCTAAGATCGAAACTAGAGAGATGGCGGACGGAATTACCACCTATATATGATCGTACTAAAGCACCCTACAACAGAAACACGGAACACAGACGGCGACATACTGATGGTGGTTCAGGATCAATGCTTTCTTGCATTATGTATGGATTCGAGTGCTCTATTTCTTGTGGGGTAAAACCTAGAGGTAAAGTTAAGGGTAAACGGGGTGCTCTTGAAAACTTCGATGATGACGCAACTCAATCTTACATgccatga